DNA from Raphanus sativus cultivar WK10039 unplaced genomic scaffold, ASM80110v3 Scaffold1480, whole genome shotgun sequence:
gatcatgattactagctatctcaaccgcATTTATTCATTATCCGATCGACGGCTGTAATCCATCTCTAGTCAAATCAACGGTTTTAGATTTAAGCGAGTTTAAATTTCAATTTCCGACTTTcaagacgtgatgggatataaagctgagagaattaactgcttgtctctccactttctccacgctctcgacggtttccaaggtaattcacacctctcttctttattttaccgttttttgtcgttattatttttttttatccgcCTCTCGATCAATCTAGTTCTTCATCTTGAATTTCTCTCTGAGATTCTGCCTTAGATCGATTCTATTCTTTACTTCCTGTTTTCCCTTCCTTCCCTATCATGAGtcgaaaagaaggttccggcgaagttcagatctcagcctccggcgcccgtattatgaaggtcaaacaggaagctggtgagaagatggcggaagccaagaagaaaaagagtaaagactcgatcggagcaagagttaagaggatgaagaagaaaggcggcaagagcgcctcctccggtCCTCACTTCCCTTCCCTCTTGAAGGGTCAGGACGTTGTCAATCTTGCCGTTCAGGCTCACGGCAAGAGCGATCTAGTTAGAGCTTGTGCTGAAAACGAGAACCCCGAGACcgctccggagggttggttctgcgttcatgaaaatatatctccaagtgccaccttagatttcctcttcccacccttttgctggatctcttagatcattaccAGCTAGCTCTTCCTCAGCTTGCCCGTCGgtcatccgagtgataaacgggttcatcactagagccaaggaggaaggagttatcgttGGTTATCTGAGttaatgagtctcttctcgataaaggagagcacttccaaggatggcgggagcggtacctactatctcccctgtcgtccagggctaggcatTTTCAAGTTCTcagccagtgatgatgactggcgcaggaagtacttttatgtcaagattgacccttccacggttcctgtaggccgtgaCCTTAGGAACGCATGGTCTGATATttccggttaggattttagggatatgctcacatgtttatttttgtttgtcatgTTGTGCTAATTGCCTTTTGACTCTTTTTGCAGAAATCAAAAGATCCTGTCAAGTTATCTAGCAAACTTACCAGAGCTCTCTACAGGAAGCTACAGCATAGCCCTAACACTTGGGTAGCTTACACTACTTCGAGagttggatcagctaggttccctGAACGGTACCAAgcgtccttccctgattcagtgacggttgctggtttagaaggtatcTTTTTATTCAcaattcatgatttttactatccgaatttgtcttatgcgactaatggatttttttttttatgtcttagtttctgaaggtgattccattctcgaagtttcctccggagcaagtacttcttcgaagactcaatcacagaagatgccaattcaaccttccttccgttccaggggtagatcgaccaaggctgccagctcctctagagggagtgataagaaccaaggaggatccttcctcgACTCTGTGAAGGAGGTTCTTGATGAAGGAGGCTCTGCCCCTGCTAAAGGTGTCGTCTCTTCGGAACCCaaggttcaggaagttggccttccctccgaggtcccgATGACTGAAGCTGATCCTCAAGTAATGAGGGATCCTCCGGAGTCTGAGCccccgaggaacaagaggtcccgaacCGACCAGGTTGatagaccttcgaggtcttcctcctcctcctctagaggaggaaccgttggctggaacttttCTCATTCAAAGCCTGGATCGGTCTTGGACGatccgtggggtttggctactctgatgaggcacatgaagagtcccgggtgtcccctcccctcgatctccaatatcacgcacaaggatgagtacgtcgatattgctcatcacatgggtcaggtatgaagttTATTTCATCTTTCAGCTTTGTCTTTGGAAGATTTTGCTAAATCGTTTTCCGTTTTCCGCAGCTGGCTGGAGCTATTAACAGAGCTCAATTCAAGTTTGAGGACGCTGTACACAATGCTCCTAGCGCTGAGGAATTAGCCCAGGTCACTGAGTtggtcaaggccaacaagactgagctcaaccagactcgggctctgatctcggatctccaagccgaggtgaagagacttggctctaagtgtgatgctcagcaagggacgatcgagagccagctgattgacctccaggtgaagaataggaagattggggagttggatgctgcccggaagatagccgagtatcaagtcaaggagctgatCTCCACATCCCAgaacagccagaagaacaaggaagctgaggtcaggctagccgtccggaggggaaagaaggaggtagctgaaGCCTACAACAAGATTCTGGTtattgtcaaggagaagttctccaagaagaaagatgaagttgacctcctggttcatgcccaagagattcaagccaacaccgagctcctgaagGACATACTGGATGGTgagattaagagtactcaagatGAGTATGATAACTTGGTGGCGCTaatgccggaagctgttgcggcgtacgagaaggctcaggtttCGGACTTCTCGATTGGCAAGCTtcctcttccccaactctctgagagttcaggtactttcgagattaatatgtttaacctctccttttccggagagttcggttctaatttgggattggtgggttcttactcagccccagtcgaaaccgcctctggaggtagcgacaaggagatggaggaggttcctgaggaggaagatccagctggcaagggagctgagaagagctcggatgacaaggaagttta
Protein-coding regions in this window:
- the LOC108837359 gene encoding uncharacterized protein LOC108837359, yielding KSKDPVKLSSKLTRALYRKLQHSPNTWVAYTTSRVGSARFPERYQASFPDSVTVAGLEVSEGDSILEVSSGASTSSKTQSQKMPIQPSFRSRGRSTKAASSSRGSDKNQGGSFLDSVKEVLDEGGSAPAKGVVSSEPKVQEVGLPSEVPMTEADPQVMRDPPESEPPRNKRSRTDQVDRPSRSSSSSSRGGTVGWNFSHSKPGSVLDDPWGLATLMRHMKSPGCPLPSISNITHKDEYVDIAHHMGQLAGAINRAQFKFEDAVHNAPSAEELAQVTELVKANKTELNQTRALISDLQAEVKRLGSKCDAQQGTIESQLIDLQVKNRKIGELDAARKIAEYQVKELISTSQNSQKNKEAEVRLAVRRGKKEVAEAYNKILVIVKEKFSKKKDEVDLLVHAQEIQANTELLKDILDGEIKSTQDEYDNLVALMPEAVAAYEKAQVSDFSIGKLPLPQLSESSGTFEINMFNLSFSGEFGSNLGLVGSYSAPVETASGGSDKEMEEVPEEEDPAGKGAEKSSDDKEV